A single region of the Montipora capricornis isolate CH-2021 chromosome 13, ASM3666992v2, whole genome shotgun sequence genome encodes:
- the LOC138030390 gene encoding fibrinogen-like protein A produces MDSENYNYPASLRRGYYYWVAYGQTQSSHSPVFKNCADVYNSGEKISGVYKIDPDGLGEFEVYCDQKTAGGGWTVFQKRQDGSVVDFFRAWDAYKRGFGNLNGEFWLGLDKIPPDCTARDSLGYHRGQAFSTKDRDNDNYSANCASSYIKVPGGTRVVTTPT; encoded by the exons atggactcggagaattacaattatcctgcaag CTTGCGCCGCGggtattattactgggttgcctatgggcaaacccagtcgagtcactcccctg TCTTCAAGAACTGCGCCGATGTTTACAATTCTGGCGAAAAGATCAGTGGTGTGTACAAAATCGACCCCGATGgtttgggagaatttgaagtgtactgtgatcaaaaaacgGCTGGCGGAGGGTGGacggtctttcaaaaaagacaagacgGCTCCGTAGTAGATTTCTTCCGCGCGTGGGACGCCTACAAACGAGGCTTTGGTAATCTAAATGGAGAGTTTTGGCTTGGACTGGACAAGATTCCGCCTGACT GCACGGCACGTGATTCCCTTGGCTATCACCGCGGCCAAGCGTTTAGCACCAAGGATCGCGATAATGATAACTATTCAGCCAACTGTGCATCAAGCTACATAAAGGTGCCTGGTGGTACAAGAGTTGTCACTACTCCAACCTGA